In Chitinophaga nivalis, a single genomic region encodes these proteins:
- a CDS encoding hemolysin family protein has translation MLWQLFWTIVLVLLNGFFVAAEFAIVKVRSSQINSKGSTSSKRATAAAKRILGNLDGYLAATQLGITLASLGLGWVGESVMTAIVLKVMGNLGISISVAATHWIAVAIAFTIITILHIVFGELAPKSFAIRKPLPTTLAVAIPMRVLFVIFRPFIWMLNGFANSILRLIGITPAGESEIHSEEELKLIISESQEGGAIEETERELIQNVFEFDDSRVKEILTHRKDISALDINLPLEQLIDQVLADGYSRYPVYHGSLDELKGVIYTKDLMRGVHDKSLQHISDILKPVFYVPDSMKIKDLLRTFQLQRLQMAVVTNEFGDTEGIVTMEDILEELVGDIQDEHDHETPIVEQKDDNTYLVSAHEYLADINELLPYPLPESEHYETLSGLINYIHGNIPREGEVLVIEDYEVLILKMFRSSVEKARLKLIR, from the coding sequence ATGCTTTGGCAACTTTTCTGGACTATTGTTCTGGTTTTATTAAACGGTTTTTTTGTAGCGGCGGAATTTGCCATCGTTAAAGTGCGCTCCTCTCAGATCAACAGTAAAGGCTCCACATCCAGCAAAAGAGCAACTGCTGCGGCCAAGCGGATATTGGGCAACCTCGATGGTTACCTGGCAGCTACCCAGTTGGGTATCACCCTGGCATCCCTGGGCCTGGGCTGGGTCGGAGAATCGGTGATGACAGCCATCGTATTGAAAGTAATGGGTAACCTGGGTATCAGCATATCGGTAGCCGCCACGCATTGGATTGCAGTCGCTATCGCCTTCACGATTATTACCATCCTGCATATTGTTTTCGGAGAACTGGCGCCTAAATCATTTGCCATCCGTAAACCATTGCCCACAACATTGGCTGTGGCAATCCCCATGCGGGTACTCTTTGTTATCTTCCGTCCTTTTATCTGGATGCTCAATGGCTTTGCCAACAGTATCCTGCGGCTCATTGGTATTACACCTGCCGGTGAATCGGAAATACACTCAGAAGAAGAATTGAAACTCATCATCTCTGAAAGCCAGGAAGGTGGCGCTATTGAAGAAACGGAACGGGAGCTGATACAAAACGTATTCGAATTTGACGACAGCCGGGTAAAGGAAATCCTGACCCACCGGAAAGATATTTCTGCCCTGGATATTAACCTGCCACTGGAGCAACTGATTGATCAGGTGCTGGCAGATGGTTATTCCAGATATCCTGTTTACCATGGTTCCCTGGATGAACTGAAAGGGGTTATCTATACGAAAGACCTCATGCGGGGCGTACACGACAAGTCGCTGCAGCATATCAGCGATATCCTGAAGCCGGTATTTTATGTGCCGGACAGTATGAAAATAAAGGACCTGCTCCGTACTTTTCAGCTGCAACGCCTGCAGATGGCCGTCGTAACCAACGAATTCGGCGATACGGAAGGTATTGTGACGATGGAAGATATCCTGGAAGAACTGGTAGGGGATATACAGGATGAACATGATCATGAAACGCCGATCGTAGAACAGAAAGATGATAATACCTATCTCGTAAGTGCCCACGAATACCTCGCGGATATCAATGAACTGTTACCTTATCCGCTGCCGGAAAGTGAACATTATGAAACCCTTTCCGGTTTAATTAACTACATCCACGGCAATATTCCCCGGGAAGGTGAAGTGCTGGTGATCGAAGACTATGAAGTCCTCATCCTGAAGATGTTCCGGAGCTCCGTGGAGAAAGCGCGCCTGAAGTTGATCCGATAA
- a CDS encoding pirin family protein, whose protein sequence is MEKKILHVLEGREKHITDTEVVRQSLPTMQFRFASPFIVLHHMPPKFYAAGSPEERLHPHPHRGFAPVTFMLQGQGFHRDNAGNAMTVTAGDVQWMFAGKGILHSEGPSPEFLAKGGNYELLQLWFNVPAANKWEDPYYQYVTGNEMPPVAVAPGVQLTLVSGDYENKTGPLKNFTPITAIWGNVEAGKEVTLTATRGYWTLLYIVDGQVTVNGTTVTGYHLVVFDKEDEQADIHIKADENTRLLYLCAEPINEPVAAKDNFVMNTAAETDQAIEDYKNGLFGQLEK, encoded by the coding sequence ATGGAAAAGAAAATTCTGCACGTACTGGAAGGCCGGGAAAAACACATCACGGATACAGAAGTAGTACGGCAATCATTGCCTACGATGCAGTTCCGTTTTGCCAGCCCTTTTATCGTATTGCATCATATGCCGCCTAAGTTCTATGCGGCTGGTTCGCCGGAAGAGCGGCTGCACCCGCATCCGCACCGCGGTTTTGCACCGGTTACCTTCATGTTGCAGGGGCAAGGTTTTCACCGCGATAATGCCGGTAATGCCATGACGGTGACGGCAGGAGATGTACAGTGGATGTTTGCCGGTAAAGGTATCCTGCATAGTGAAGGACCTTCTCCGGAATTCCTCGCGAAAGGAGGCAACTATGAATTATTACAGCTGTGGTTCAATGTGCCGGCTGCCAATAAATGGGAAGATCCTTATTATCAATATGTAACCGGTAATGAAATGCCACCGGTAGCAGTAGCGCCAGGCGTACAGCTGACGCTGGTCAGCGGGGATTATGAAAATAAAACCGGCCCGCTGAAAAATTTCACACCCATTACCGCCATCTGGGGAAATGTGGAAGCCGGTAAAGAAGTAACCCTCACGGCTACACGTGGTTATTGGACATTGCTATATATAGTGGATGGTCAGGTAACCGTGAACGGTACAACAGTAACAGGTTATCACCTGGTTGTTTTTGATAAGGAAGATGAACAAGCTGATATCCATATCAAGGCAGACGAAAATACCCGCCTGTTGTATCTTTGCGCCGAACCAATCAATGAGCCGGTAGCTGCAAAAGATAATTTTGTCATGAATACGGCTGCAGAAACGGATCAGGCGATCGAAGATTATAAGAACGGGCTGTTTGGCCAGCTGGAAAAATAA
- a CDS encoding NirD/YgiW/YdeI family stress tolerance protein, which translates to MKSLLLCLLGVTAGIWQRNYTVGEVMKNARQLSYDSTSVKITGYITGKLRGTTYIFEDRTAEIKVEIANRYLPAKPFNDRDEVTIRAWVRYEINQPITLQVNETVINE; encoded by the coding sequence ATGAAAAGCTTGCTGCTCTGTTTGTTAGGTGTTACGGCCGGAATATGGCAACGTAATTACACCGTAGGAGAGGTGATGAAAAATGCGCGGCAGTTGAGTTACGACAGTACTTCCGTAAAAATAACCGGCTATATTACCGGAAAACTGCGTGGTACTACCTATATCTTTGAAGACAGAACCGCAGAAATCAAAGTGGAAATCGCCAACAGGTACCTGCCTGCAAAACCTTTCAACGACCGGGATGAAGTGACTATCCGGGCCTGGGTGCGTTACGAAATCAATCAGCCGATTACCCTGCAGGTCAACGAGACGGTCATCAATGAATAA
- a CDS encoding sulfite exporter TauE/SafE family protein, whose product MEKVITTTTPAVTAAGTQHNAAIPPALTQTGSHSSENGVAKKQRWTYGLAGLILLTIVLGIAWWQAPAFRTYVADIPPTFYYFLGAGFVFAMIDGAIGMSYGITSTTFSLSMGIPPASASTAVHISEILSNAIAGWMHFKMGNVNKKLFKILIFPGIAGAVIGAYLLSSLEHYAAYTKPLVSLYTLILGTIILLRAIRAQRQKHAGNKIKRIGLLGFGGGFIDAIGGGGWGSIVLSSLIAGRRHPRFSLGTVKATRFFIAMLSSLTFVTVLSYVHWDAVLGLVIGSAIASPIAARVSNKISAKTIMVAVAVIVIVVSMKSIYSFLLKVL is encoded by the coding sequence ATGGAGAAAGTAATTACCACGACCACTCCCGCTGTCACCGCAGCCGGAACACAACATAATGCGGCTATTCCGCCGGCATTGACCCAAACAGGCTCCCATTCTTCCGAAAACGGCGTTGCCAAAAAACAACGATGGACCTATGGACTGGCAGGTTTAATACTGCTCACCATTGTGCTGGGTATTGCCTGGTGGCAGGCGCCTGCCTTCCGCACTTATGTGGCAGATATTCCGCCTACTTTTTATTATTTCCTGGGTGCAGGCTTCGTATTCGCCATGATCGACGGCGCCATCGGGATGTCGTATGGTATTACCTCTACCACCTTCTCCCTGTCGATGGGTATTCCGCCGGCTTCTGCCAGCACCGCCGTACATATCTCCGAAATTCTCAGCAATGCCATTGCCGGATGGATGCATTTCAAAATGGGCAATGTCAATAAAAAACTGTTTAAGATCCTGATCTTTCCGGGTATTGCCGGTGCGGTGATCGGAGCTTACCTCCTCTCCTCACTGGAACATTATGCAGCCTATACCAAACCGCTGGTATCGCTGTATACGCTGATACTGGGTACTATCATTCTGCTGCGTGCCATCCGTGCACAACGACAAAAACATGCGGGCAACAAAATAAAACGTATTGGCCTGCTGGGTTTCGGAGGTGGGTTTATTGATGCCATCGGTGGTGGCGGATGGGGCTCTATTGTATTATCCTCGTTGATTGCAGGACGCAGACATCCCCGTTTTTCCCTGGGCACGGTAAAGGCTACCCGCTTTTTCATTGCGATGCTCAGTTCCCTCACTTTTGTGACCGTATTGTCTTATGTACACTGGGATGCCGTACTGGGATTGGTCATTGGCAGTGCGATCGCTTCTCCCATTGCTGCGCGGGTATCCAACAAAATATCTGCTAAAACCATTATGGTGGCGGTAGCGGTGATTGTTATCGTCGTGAGTATGAAAAGTATTTATTCGTTCCTGCTAAAGGTATTGTAA